Part of the Tachypleus tridentatus isolate NWPU-2018 unplaced genomic scaffold, ASM421037v1 Hic_cluster_2, whole genome shotgun sequence genome is shown below.
acgccaagttccagtagttcaagaaagaaaaaaggacagttcctgccagacttcaatcctagttccacagaattcaacaaccagccagactcaaaccattacgaaaaTAACCATCGACgtgacagcacaaactgaaaaacaatctacctccacgcagaaaactcaaaccaaaatctcgagaagaaacaaagcatcacagaccagcgaagaacaactcaccgaagaacagccagtagttccaccaccaagaccacgtttctcagttgcaccaatgggcttcaagtgtggaaacaagttcatgatgaagttaccacccgatctacaagactgcagctaacagtttccacgtacaccaccaacatagttcatcagttttgtttttttttcccagctacttccgggcacggtctgggtagattattcggcgcccaggccgtgaaagtgggttttctcggggcactcccgtttccccccacagcaaaatctctggcatcggacctgtaggtcccagcctcattctgaaaagggccgttttcccagtcaagggtatctaatcaattacagtaaattttaaaaaccaattcgccagccgccagtgtactccatcctcgagccaaggtctggctcacttcactttcgctgctttcgtccagttctcccgtccttcctctcactcacaaatacaccactacatttttttgaaatgttaaaaataaagtaaaaaattccacggatatcttaaaacatttctcatgtaaggggacgaagaggaactacaaagttcctgaacaccccagttggagagagaactcttctgatttctctctctcgaaactgaacccctgccacgttagtttagtttagtttagcccaagtttatttttcaacatgcctccacaacaagcgtctggaaaagctgtgaagaaggccggaaaggcccagaaagccgtacgagctggagacaagaaaagcgaaagaagaggaggaaggagagcttcagtatttacatttacaaggttctcaagcaggtccatcccgatactggaatctccagcaaagctatgtctatcatgaatagcttcgtgaacgacattttcgagagaattgctgccgaagcttctcgtctggctcactacaacaagcgatcaactatcacgagccgggagatccaaactgcagtgcgtctgcttttacctggagaattggccaaacacgccgtctccgaagggaccaaggctgtgactaagtacaccagttcaaagtaatgtgttcttcttctcttttcaattcaaacggcccttttcagggccaccacatcttgaaaaggagaaagtcacatcgaatctatttcactattaacagttcaagcatgctttctctataaccatgcttataacgtgcgagtagaaatacacacattattagagagttttgttccattcccacctctatgctctcagtgagtatttttcgtttgtagttaagtgaatgaagacagacaaacgaacgtatacacacccagccaatacatgtcgtcaccgaaaggtacaagataattatgataataacaagaaaacaacagctactcattatttaagaaagcaaaaaagagagaatgacagagggttaatcgatacacggaaatagttatttcatttagagtgacatccattacatgtttaatatccatgcgcttgggagaaaacgaaatagtgtctgagggacagagcaacagagaaattgtctctattaaggagcataaatcatattagttattaataactagtaaatctaatagtaaggcacactattcagccgtatatgcatgtgcatacggaatagatttctccattacatttgtgaaaggctcagtacacttcactaactagtaaggaggcatacaatttatatgggtggctagtagtataatactgttgcgaaagagttaattaatgaaggagccccgagttattttccttcgaccaattgtgattaaaactaaaatgtaattaaatgcagtactaattgaaattaaactaaagttacgaatcattaagtataatttgaaaacgagcatatctataacagcacaggggaagaaataaataaagtcgcactacattactttcttttctcgaacgttcgttagactacaaatctgagcatgaaacgtttttaagaaattttttaccatttcactcgctcgatataacaagtgttgttacgagcggaatgagtgttttgtttgttttctgtaacgacttatatggcaaactctttatcaggagatggtggccctgaaagggccgttgattttgtgatatcacacaaaattggaaaagaagcagcttacttatttctttcctgccaccttcttggaagcagccttttaggggcggctttggccttcttggggctttcggtttactggctgcaggtttctttgctggcttcgccactttctttggttttgcctttgccttgggttttttagcagctgtctttgctttcttctcagctactttcttgggcttactcggggctttacttttctttgcagtcgttccttctttggttttttcaccaccttctctttgctcttttgagcactcagcttgaaggaacccgtagctccttttcctttagtctgtgtgagaatgccactattcactgctgatcgaagatacttcttgataaagggttcatccgctccacgtcgagtttatagttggcagcaatgtacttttgatagcctggagagaagaacctccgcgttctttgagagaagtaatggcagtgattaccatttcggatacctcaggatgtacgggtgccgttctcggttttttcgctttttgtttgctcaccttcttaggagaaggagccgtggtaggcgccgtcgcatcagccatttttaaagcttttttatttattaatctttctactcggttgaaaaatacgagcacaagcacgtgaagaccttaagtaaagagagagcggccgtaattgagagcttcatctaactgagagaagtcagctggggtcgccatttctcgcgtctgaacgtatcatccggctgtgtttgttcacaaaattctgggttccttttgagaagtttcgaatttccaaaatttttcctaaggtctactaaacgaaagttctaTCTTTCTTCTATATATacgtctatccacgattcgtcaatggtggcattttctattccttattcagaaattgttttcgatccttattatcgtaaacagtgcattacaaagaatattcaaacagcaaaacgattacaggaatattcaaacagcaaaacgattacaagccagtttgaaagcaaactggtgagagttcgtgacaaatgagaaacgaaactagtgttcgtcgatacaatcatataacacatattcgatttcaataagatgccttgaatcgttaatttatttctttttatacttcctctgaaggttgattaatatatataatatttatatatatagaaataacgatgcagttttgaaacgcagtgttcttggcttcgtcgacctttctgacatcattaattaaggaatattttattgtagagtctatgtttacacacatttttcggagatagaaaactttagagtggtatctaataagtTTGCaactttcatcttttgaatagaaattaacaattgagcaagacattcattcgtctctctaagtgtatgtgtactcaataagcgtaacgcttcttcattggcgagtgttatttctacaCTGTTAGAAATTGTTCGTAATTTTACACTGCAATGTAGTGGCAGCAGAGTTGACGCTACACTGGAGTGTAATTTTACGGTGCATTGCAAAACAAATCTTGTCATTTAACATGGCAATACACCGTAATTTTCATGCAAATACAGTGTAATTTTACATAGCAAGGTAGTGTAATTTTAATGCTGATAGGAGTAATTTTACATGGAAGGCAGGGTAATTTTTATGCTGATGTggagtaattttacagtaatatgGAGTGTATAATTTTTACGACCATGGTGGTGTTACTTTACAGAAAGAAATGCTCAATATGATAACATGCGCGGGGCCTGCATTTTTAGCATAACATTAATAGAAAGAAAGAGACATATGacttttcttgaaataaaaaaacagagactcctgtttattttccatatttattgcaaactgatgatattttgttttcaagaaaacatgaaataatggTATACAAGGAATGTCATGCCAATGTTCCTATTTATTAACTGGttaaatttcaatattagaaACCATAAAGTCTTGCagttgtttaaacttttattgtccATCTTTTATTAAGCAGAAATAAAATCTCAGTAAATAACTGAGATATCATTATCAAAATCCCTTAGATTGTCTATCAACTTTCTAACTTTGGTACTAAAGGCAGGCCTCCTCTTGTCGGTCTTCCTCACTTTGGAGCCCCTCTGAGGATTTATGCCAAGGAAGATCCTGTTAAAATTGATAAGCATGGTTAAATGAGTCATAATATCCTggaattctgttttatatatatattttttataacattttgacaATTCAAATTATCtgcattataacaaaatacaataaggCCACAAGGAACAAATCTTTTGTTACTCATCCTTTTATTCCTTCTAGAGTGGGTTACAggggcactttttttttttattctgaccaGTCCACTGTTCAATTTGCAACAAAAATCGCTCAATTTTTCATACATGTCAATTCTTTTATAGAAAAAATTGTCATATTCTGCTGCAAATACCATGTACTTCTATTTCTGCCTACTGGTCACATAactttttaaactgaatattcaaCCAAATACTTCTAGCAAATATACATTTCATGCTATTAAcatatactattttaaaaaaatttattcagtaaagccataaaaatgtttatagggCAGCCAAGACTGGATGCAGATAGCGATGATTCACAAATCTGTATTTCTTGTGGCCTAAGCTTAAGTTTTGTATGGTGAAACAGGTCTGGGACATGTGAGAGAGGACCTGTGTAGTAAGACTAACTAACTACTTCAGCTGGCCTTGCATGTCGGCCAGTCTAAATACATGCAAATTGATTAgtacaagtttaaaacttttgaaaGACCAACTGTGAGTAGGGAACATTTAACCTTGGTCCTAAGAATGGCTCTATCAAACTGATGGGTAGCAACCAAAGTACCGGTATTCTTTTGCATAGGAAAGAACTATTCATATTTATCATCTTCATTTACAGGTCAAAAGAAATTATGTAAGTAAATACAGGTAAATTAAGAAAGTGCTATTCCAAACCTTTGAATAAATTCAAGAGTGTTGGCAATGGACTCTGGGTAGGTGATGTTCAAGTTATAATAAGCTGCTATGGTCAAACCAACTGCCATCCGTAGGGTGACATTTTCTGCCAGGATACATCCTTCTACAACTGCATAGCAGTTATTTTCAAATGGATGGTTtcctacaaaaatataaaacaacaagagTACATTTTGATGTTCTTGTGAGGCATATTgtcttgttaatactgttatCAAGTTTTCAGCCCTGATAATTCAGGTCAGACCAAAACCACATATGGAACCCTGCAGCCTGTAgtgtgtagttttcttttatatatctctcctgatgttacaaataaaacaaagtacttaGCAAACGGCCTAACAAGGAAATAATTACAGCTGCCCTCTTCTATCAGAGGCAGCTATCATATTTTCAGTGACGTCTGTGTGTCTCCCTGTGTGTGTGAGTTGCCCACATTTTTTGCCATGCAGGACTGTGTAACTTTGACCTTGAATGGTCAAAAATTAAGGTCTAGCAATTCACAGGTCTAAACTCTAAATTTACAGAAACATCAAGGAATtctgaatattgtattatataatctGCAGTGGtgccatatattttaaacatatctcaAACTTTAGGCCTTCATTatcattttcttgttatttttaatatatttaaagaaaaacatgactAATTGTTCTTAATGAAGGTTTTAGAGTTTCAAAAAACACAATGAAGTCCATTAAATGGAAAAATaggcatacaaaaaaaaaaaattccaagtaCAAAAACAGTATGCATAATAAGTATCTTACCTCTGATGACTACATGGGGGTGAGGTAGGTCATCATGTTGTTCTAAATCAGCAGATGTGATGATAtcctgttgaaaaaattatataatcctattacatgtatttataaattagtgtCTAATACTGGAAACATACAGCAGGTCAAGTGACAGCAAAAGTTGATTTGTAATCAGGATTATAATATGAACTTATCTGCAGCGCAGCCCTAATTTGACGGTCACATAAGTGCTTAATTCATTTGTATAAATTCTGCCAACTTCAGTGATCcataatacaacattcaaaatGGCTCATTTTGCTGGGGAAAATCTTCAAGGACTGGCAACATTGGTAAGGttgatgaatatttttctttagtgaatattttcctgtttacagtaTAATCCTGTTTCAAATCTTAGATAagcattttatgttaattatgttaATGCTGGATACTGTCAGTCtactaaatgtttgtgaaaaGAACCTTGGTACTAAGTTAAATTAGGCAGTAGTATTAAAATGTACAGTACTACAGAGAACAGTATTTCCTTAAATAGTAGCCCTACCACAGGTCTCTGTTTTTCAAGCTTATATTTGACATAAATTTGCTAATcctattttcttataattaaactagtcaatatttacagaaattagcaaacatttaagaaaaatttaCCAAAATCTCTAAAACAGGAAGAGCATCTGGTCACTAGAGCTTGATGTATACAAAggtattttaactgaaatatgaTATCATTTTGcaaaatttgccaaaaataaattgTTCCTATTTTTCACTCATTATAAAAGCTGTAGTGAAAGCCTTACCTCTGCAGTTTTAAAGAGGTCTTCTTTATCTTCTCCAAAGATCAGAGGAAGCAGCAAGAGGGTGC
Proteins encoded:
- the LOC143242754 gene encoding uncharacterized protein LOC143242754, whose protein sequence is MDFSLFERLDHEMSSRADKMLRYCQSQTNVTVATAAAQLTMLVEVVGNVSPKVYGTLLLLPLIFGEDKEDLFKTAEDIITSADLEQHDDLPHPHVVIRGNHPFENNCYAVVEGCILAENVTLRMAVGLTIAAYYNLNITYPESIANTLEFIQRIFLGINPQRGSKVRKTDKRRPAFSTKVRKLIDNLRDFDNDISVIY